The following proteins are encoded in a genomic region of Syntrophotaleaceae bacterium:
- the ccsB gene encoding c-type cytochrome biogenesis protein CcsB, producing MSIMLFILFKSTLLLYLCATAAYLTGIITRRSGAETAGRWLMRGGFAVHCATLAARFLALGHAPVTSLHESLSFFAWSLVGIFLLFDLHYRLAVLGAFLSPLALLLMLIGSAAPMETQQLNPILNSWWFPVHVTLAFLGNAVFAMAFIAGVMYLLQERMVKSKKFSGLFFRLPSLETLDSINYRCLTWGFPLMTMGIVSGAVWANSALGSYWRWDPKETWALITWFLYAVLLHGRLAIGWRGRRAALWAIIGFACLLFTFLGVNLLMSEYHSYEAFTGR from the coding sequence ATGAGTATCATGCTTTTTATTCTGTTCAAATCAACCCTGCTGCTCTATCTCTGCGCCACCGCAGCCTACCTGACCGGGATCATCACTCGCCGAAGCGGGGCCGAAACCGCAGGCCGCTGGCTGATGCGCGGCGGCTTCGCCGTGCATTGCGCGACCCTGGCGGCCCGCTTCCTGGCCCTCGGTCACGCGCCGGTGACCAGCCTGCACGAATCTTTGTCCTTTTTCGCCTGGAGTCTGGTGGGGATCTTCCTGCTCTTCGATCTGCACTACCGCCTGGCCGTTCTCGGGGCCTTCCTCTCGCCCCTCGCCCTGCTGCTGATGCTGATCGGCTCCGCCGCCCCCATGGAGACGCAACAGCTCAACCCGATACTGAACAGTTGGTGGTTTCCGGTCCATGTCACCCTGGCCTTTCTCGGCAACGCCGTATTCGCCATGGCTTTCATAGCCGGAGTCATGTACCTGCTGCAGGAACGGATGGTCAAGAGCAAGAAATTTTCCGGTCTCTTCTTCCGCCTGCCCTCGCTGGAAACCCTCGACTCCATCAATTACCGCTGCCTGACCTGGGGTTTCCCCCTCATGACCATGGGCATCGTTTCGGGTGCGGTCTGGGCCAACTCGGCCCTGGGCTCCTACTGGCGCTGGGATCCCAAGGAAACCTGGGCTTTGATCACCTGGTTTCTTTACGCCGTCCTGCTCCACGGCCGCCTGGCCATCGGCTGGCGGGGCCGTCGGGCGGCGCTGTGGGCGATCATCGGTTTCGCCTGCCTGCTCTTCACATTTCTCGGCGTCAACCTGCTGATGTCGGAATACCACAGCTACGAAGCGTTTACCGGCAGATGA
- a CDS encoding SIS domain-containing protein, with protein sequence MQEQIAQSLREHNKAFEETFLLQAKEMAGFAETVVEAFNQGGRLLIAGSGSLGAAADLVVNQFQYRLSMDRPPLPALSLSQNIALATALARDGKESQFFSRQLRLIAGERDILLVFWDLDRNEILEETLAAAKQLECLTAVVLQGKGELTGENPDYLFRLGTDSFPRAVEATVFFGHLLCELVEKSLFGI encoded by the coding sequence ATGCAGGAGCAGATTGCCCAATCCCTGAGGGAACACAACAAGGCGTTCGAAGAGACCTTCCTTCTCCAGGCCAAAGAGATGGCCGGTTTTGCCGAAACCGTGGTCGAGGCCTTCAATCAGGGTGGCCGCCTGCTGATTGCCGGTAGCGGCTCTCTGGGTGCGGCCGCCGATCTGGTGGTGAACCAGTTCCAGTATCGGCTCTCCATGGACAGGCCCCCCTTGCCGGCTCTATCCTTGTCCCAGAACATCGCCCTGGCGACGGCACTGGCCAGGGACGGGAAGGAATCGCAGTTTTTTTCCCGTCAGTTGAGGCTTATTGCGGGGGAGCGGGATATCCTGCTCGTCTTCTGGGACCTTGACCGGAATGAAATCCTGGAAGAAACCCTGGCCGCGGCCAAACAGCTGGAATGCCTGACTGCGGTGGTCCTGCAGGGCAAAGGGGAACTGACGGGGGAAAACCCGGACTACCTGTTCCGTCTCGGCACCGATTCCTTCCCCAGGGCGGTGGAGGCCACGGTCTTTTTCGGTCACCTGCTCTGCGAACTCGTCGAGAAATCCCTGTTCGGGATATGA
- a CDS encoding bifunctional precorrin-2 dehydrogenase/sirohydrochlorin ferrochelatase codes for MADYPVIFNLSGRLCVVVGGGPIGLRKVRGLLMAGARVRLITQDLCPEETVPAVVEILLRAYRPGDLEGAFLALAATGDPEVDKAVAAEARSLGIPISLPGLPAAGDFSLPAVLRRGDLTVTVSTGGRCPALAAHLAGRLGEWLPPAWETVVRISSAIRRMSLAFPDKLPYNQQVIACLLDAGLPQLIAADDKDAVNRLLQKVLGTDITLETLDVEWPDRQP; via the coding sequence GTGGCTGACTACCCTGTTATTTTCAATCTGTCCGGCCGGCTGTGCGTTGTGGTCGGCGGCGGTCCCATCGGTTTGCGCAAGGTTCGGGGACTGCTGATGGCCGGAGCCCGGGTCCGGCTGATTACCCAGGACCTGTGTCCCGAGGAAACCGTACCCGCAGTTGTCGAAATCCTTTTGCGGGCGTATCGACCGGGGGACCTCGAAGGAGCTTTTCTGGCCCTGGCTGCCACCGGCGATCCCGAAGTCGACAAGGCCGTAGCCGCCGAGGCCCGCAGCCTCGGCATTCCGATCAGCTTGCCGGGACTTCCGGCTGCCGGGGATTTCTCCCTGCCGGCCGTGCTGCGACGGGGCGACCTGACCGTCACCGTTTCCACCGGCGGGCGCTGCCCCGCCCTTGCAGCACACCTCGCAGGGCGCCTTGGCGAATGGCTGCCGCCCGCCTGGGAAACCGTAGTTCGAATATCTTCCGCCATCCGCCGAATGTCTCTGGCTTTCCCGGATAAATTACCCTATAATCAACAAGTTATTGCCTGCCTGCTGGATGCCGGGCTGCCCCAGCTGATTGCGGCCGACGATAAGGACGCCGTCAACCGCCTGCTGCAGAAAGTGCTGGGCACCGACATCACCCTGGAAACGCTGGACGTGGAATGGCCGGACAGACAGCCATGA